The Gemmatimonadota bacterium genome has a segment encoding these proteins:
- a CDS encoding GAF domain-containing protein, whose product MTKRGTKVLSHERFARVRQPDATVRELSAVREIAHALAHADRPDEVFQFALDRTSALIGASFASVYLVEGVSELMRLVAASNWPERHRPWLSEMRVRLGFGPSGEAAAERRIIEVPDVQADGGLEDWAEVGRELGFRSLVALPLQDARSALGAVTFYFAEPGVPAPERRQLMRLVADQMAAAAVRSQLVADLRRTAAALSEARDEIEALMQPRASHPLDETGMVEAVVSALGPAVSAAATAARSLRVGGAVGEGEHRAVTRPLEQAQGMLDDWQETFALRSGARAAGTDVVSPRELALAATGLADEWAGGAGVSVKLIPGDIAPIPTDRRKITRLLATLLLFAETRAPAEPVTLAIVADDGGGTVHFQVRDSGPDLGREQVEGLFDPLAPARVMGRHRINLALLRAMAAHLGGTLVAAALPGQGLQMTCSLPSTTRS is encoded by the coding sequence ATGACAAAACGCGGGACGAAGGTGCTGTCGCACGAGCGCTTTGCGCGGGTTCGCCAGCCCGATGCCACGGTCCGGGAACTGTCGGCGGTGCGGGAGATTGCCCATGCGCTCGCCCATGCCGACCGACCGGACGAAGTGTTCCAGTTCGCCCTCGACCGGACGTCGGCCCTCATCGGGGCTTCTTTCGCCTCGGTCTATCTGGTGGAAGGGGTCTCCGAGCTGATGCGACTGGTCGCTGCCAGCAACTGGCCCGAGCGGCACCGGCCGTGGCTCAGCGAGATGCGGGTTCGGTTGGGGTTCGGGCCGTCCGGCGAGGCGGCTGCCGAGCGACGGATCATCGAGGTCCCGGACGTGCAGGCGGACGGCGGCCTGGAGGACTGGGCCGAAGTCGGTCGGGAACTGGGTTTCCGGTCGCTCGTCGCGCTCCCTTTGCAGGATGCGCGGTCGGCGCTCGGCGCGGTGACCTTCTACTTTGCCGAGCCCGGGGTGCCGGCGCCCGAGCGTCGGCAACTGATGCGATTGGTGGCGGACCAGATGGCCGCGGCGGCAGTACGGTCGCAGCTCGTGGCGGACCTGCGCCGCACCGCGGCTGCGTTGTCCGAGGCCAGGGACGAAATAGAAGCGCTCATGCAGCCGCGCGCGTCGCACCCGCTAGACGAAACGGGGATGGTGGAGGCGGTCGTCAGTGCGCTGGGGCCTGCGGTCTCCGCGGCGGCCACTGCCGCCAGAAGTCTCCGTGTGGGTGGAGCCGTTGGCGAGGGCGAGCACCGGGCCGTGACGCGTCCGCTCGAACAGGCGCAGGGAATGCTCGACGACTGGCAGGAGACCTTCGCGCTTCGGAGCGGGGCCAGGGCGGCGGGCACCGACGTTGTTTCGCCGCGGGAGCTGGCGCTGGCCGCGACGGGGCTCGCCGACGAGTGGGCAGGTGGGGCGGGGGTCTCCGTGAAGTTGATCCCTGGTGATATCGCGCCGATCCCCACCGACCGGAGGAAAATCACGCGCCTGCTCGCTACCTTGCTGCTGTTCGCAGAAACCCGGGCGCCGGCCGAGCCGGTCACTCTGGCAATTGTTGCGGACGACGGCGGGGGGACGGTGCACTTCCAGGTGCGCGATAGCGGACCGGACTTGGGGCGGGAGCAGGTGGAGGGGTTGTTCGACCCACTGGCCCCGGCGAGGGTCATGGGGCGGCACCGAATCAACCTCGCGCTGCTCCGCGCGATGGCCGCACACCTGGGTGGAACCCTGGTGGCGGCGGCCCTCCCCGGGCAGGGGTTGCAGATGACGTGTAGTCTCCCGAGTACGACCAGGTCCTGA
- a CDS encoding MoxR family ATPase has translation MGGAGRERVDRRVWGDAWLDLPGQRPSAPPGPLTSSSPATAVRTPSGDTSLAGVIRLREALAQRIVGQGPVIDGLLMALLAGGHALLVGVPGLAKTLMIRSLAEAMELEFRRVQFTPDLVPSDITGAEVLDEDASGHRHFRFVKGPIFAHLVLADEVNRAPPRTQSALLEAMQEHRVTVAGTTMPLPDPFFVLATQNPIEQEGTYPLPEAQLDRFLFDIRVGYPSAADEVAILRATTGGAEMPIAPVIHGDDLRRLQRRVRAVVAPEAALEYAAALVRATRPEAGGRGPVKQYVRWGAGPRAGQALILGAKAHALLNDRDAVSPADIRRVALPVLRHRILTNYAAQAEGVEVAQVVDAVLREVPEPRSGITP, from the coding sequence ATGGGAGGTGCTGGACGAGAACGAGTCGATCGCCGCGTGTGGGGCGACGCATGGCTCGACCTTCCTGGTCAGCGGCCGTCGGCGCCGCCCGGTCCGCTGACCTCGTCGTCCCCGGCCACCGCGGTGCGCACCCCTTCCGGCGATACGTCGCTGGCGGGGGTGATTCGTCTGCGGGAGGCCCTGGCGCAACGGATCGTTGGTCAAGGGCCCGTGATCGACGGACTCCTGATGGCGCTGCTCGCCGGTGGCCACGCCCTGCTCGTCGGTGTGCCGGGGCTCGCCAAGACCCTGATGATCCGGTCACTGGCCGAGGCGATGGAGTTGGAGTTCCGGCGCGTGCAGTTCACCCCGGACCTGGTGCCGAGCGACATCACCGGGGCGGAGGTCCTGGACGAGGATGCGTCGGGCCACCGGCATTTCCGGTTTGTGAAGGGGCCGATCTTTGCGCATCTGGTCCTCGCGGACGAGGTGAACCGCGCACCGCCACGCACCCAGTCGGCCCTGCTGGAGGCGATGCAGGAGCATCGCGTGACGGTGGCCGGGACCACGATGCCGTTGCCGGACCCGTTCTTCGTGCTCGCCACGCAGAACCCGATCGAGCAGGAGGGGACCTATCCCTTGCCCGAAGCGCAGCTCGATCGCTTCCTGTTCGACATTCGCGTGGGGTATCCGAGTGCCGCCGACGAGGTGGCGATCCTGCGGGCCACCACGGGGGGCGCGGAGATGCCCATCGCGCCGGTGATCCATGGCGATGACCTTCGCAGGTTGCAGCGACGGGTCCGCGCGGTCGTCGCGCCCGAAGCGGCGCTCGAGTATGCGGCCGCCCTGGTGCGCGCGACCCGCCCGGAGGCTGGCGGACGGGGACCGGTGAAGCAATACGTGCGGTGGGGAGCCGGCCCGCGCGCCGGGCAGGCCCTGATCCTCGGCGCCAAGGCGCACGCGCTCCTGAATGACCGTGACGCGGTGTCCCCGGCGGATATCCGGCGAGTCGCCCTGCCCGTGCTTCGGCACCGCATCCTGACAAACTATGCGGCACAGGCGGAGGGCGTGGAGGTGGCCCAGGTTGTGGACGCGGTGTTGCGTGAGGTGCCCGAGCCGCGCAGCGGCATCACACCCTGA
- a CDS encoding DUF58 domain-containing protein, producing the protein MRVSLDALQSLAWPARRLAVGGRSGTQRSTLRGRAPELSAYRAYRAGDDVRDMDWKLLARSDRSWIRLSEDRAIHPTWFVLDATASMAFPVGTLAKWRAVCALAEGLAFLAHKVGDPVGGSVVGGDPGEGALMPVSTRRDIVPTWRALLDGVVPGGTAPLAPAVASAPVRGRLVILSDLLGDAAACRDAANRWLVSGSEVIVLHVLSQAEWMPAGGSVVDPEDATRERVLGPEGIPAYAAALAQWVRDEEDWWVGRGAAFHRIVAEEDVIGAIRRVVGGPRAVGAR; encoded by the coding sequence ATGCGGGTTTCCCTCGATGCCCTCCAGTCGCTCGCCTGGCCGGCGCGGCGCCTGGCGGTTGGGGGGCGGAGCGGCACCCAGCGGTCGACGCTGCGCGGGCGCGCTCCCGAACTGAGCGCCTATCGCGCCTATCGCGCCGGGGATGACGTGCGCGACATGGATTGGAAGCTGCTGGCCCGCAGCGACCGGTCCTGGATCCGGTTGTCGGAGGACCGGGCCATCCACCCCACCTGGTTCGTGCTCGATGCGACGGCGTCGATGGCGTTTCCGGTGGGGACCCTGGCGAAGTGGCGGGCGGTTTGTGCCCTCGCGGAGGGACTGGCGTTCCTGGCGCACAAGGTGGGCGATCCGGTGGGTGGCTCTGTGGTCGGTGGAGACCCTGGCGAGGGCGCCCTCATGCCGGTGAGCACCCGACGCGACATCGTGCCCACCTGGCGGGCGCTGCTCGATGGGGTGGTCCCGGGAGGCACCGCCCCGCTGGCCCCGGCCGTGGCATCAGCTCCCGTGCGCGGCCGCCTGGTCATCCTGTCAGACCTGTTGGGTGATGCGGCGGCGTGTCGCGATGCAGCCAATCGTTGGCTGGTGTCCGGGAGTGAGGTGATCGTGCTCCACGTCCTGTCGCAGGCGGAGTGGATGCCGGCCGGAGGCAGTGTGGTCGATCCGGAGGACGCGACTCGCGAGCGCGTGTTGGGCCCCGAGGGCATCCCGGCCTATGCGGCGGCGCTCGCGCAGTGGGTGCGCGACGAGGAGGACTGGTGGGTCGGTCGCGGGGCTGCCTTTCATCGGATTGTTGCGGAAGAGGACGTGATCGGTGCGATCCGTCGGGTGGTCGGTGGACCGCGCGCGGTGGGGGCTCGTTAG
- a CDS encoding DUF4159 domain-containing protein has protein sequence MSVFTFVTLQYDSGDWDSAPLVAANVIDSLARYTSLEVAPAGRVVALGSPELLSYPFAFLTGHLPVRFTAQERAGLRTWLDRGGFLFVDDHNHDVDGMFHRTAIEELTTVVGPLPKLPPNHSLYRAHFPWPDGPPNTSHELNGWGDNLVHDYLRGASRGGRLVVCYSNKDYSSEWNFHPDNKRFYAIDNTRFAVNLVVYALTH, from the coding sequence ATGAGCGTCTTCACCTTTGTCACCCTGCAGTACGACTCGGGCGATTGGGATAGCGCGCCCCTCGTGGCAGCCAACGTCATCGACTCGCTCGCCCGGTACACCAGCCTCGAGGTGGCGCCCGCGGGTCGCGTCGTGGCGTTGGGCTCGCCCGAGCTGCTCTCGTATCCCTTCGCCTTCCTCACCGGGCACCTCCCGGTGCGGTTCACCGCGCAGGAGCGGGCCGGACTGCGGACCTGGCTGGATCGCGGAGGCTTCCTCTTTGTCGACGACCACAACCACGACGTGGACGGGATGTTCCACCGGACCGCGATTGAGGAGCTGACGACGGTGGTTGGCCCGTTACCGAAGCTTCCCCCAAACCACTCGCTGTATCGGGCGCACTTCCCGTGGCCGGACGGCCCGCCGAATACCAGCCACGAGCTCAATGGGTGGGGGGACAACCTCGTGCACGACTACCTGCGGGGGGCATCGCGTGGCGGACGGCTCGTGGTGTGCTACAGCAACAAGGACTACAGCTCCGAGTGGAATTTCCACCCGGACAACAAGCGCTTCTACGCCATAGACAACACGCGGTTTGCTGTGAACCTGGTGGTGTATGCCCTCACGCATTGA
- a CDS encoding histone deacetylase — MTLAFISHPDGGRHDTGWNHPEHVGRLRAIPRALKHDVELFQALLHHEPRHATPDELALAHDSGYVEAVRRHVAAGGGRLDADTVTSEGSWDAARAATGAVLDGVDMALDGRAERAFCAVRPPGHHALRDRAMGFCLFGSVAIGARYALAASGAERVLIIDWDVHHGNGTEALVRDESRIRFVSMHQYPWYPGTGDASDVGPHRTLFNVPMAAGLAPQAYVDALLGGIDRATTRWTPDLVLISAGFDSLRGDPLGGFTLEMEHVDLLTREVASRAALWCGGRVVSVLEGGYDPTRLGEASVVHMRALAGLG, encoded by the coding sequence ATGACCCTGGCCTTCATTTCACATCCGGACGGCGGACGACACGATACCGGGTGGAATCACCCGGAGCATGTCGGTCGCCTGCGGGCCATCCCGCGGGCCTTGAAGCACGACGTGGAGCTGTTCCAGGCGCTGCTGCACCACGAGCCACGGCATGCCACCCCGGACGAGCTGGCCCTCGCGCACGATTCCGGGTACGTCGAGGCGGTGCGCCGCCACGTGGCAGCGGGCGGCGGCCGCCTGGATGCGGATACGGTGACGTCCGAGGGCTCGTGGGACGCGGCGCGTGCCGCGACCGGAGCCGTTCTCGACGGCGTCGACATGGCGCTCGACGGGCGGGCCGAACGAGCCTTCTGCGCTGTCCGTCCACCGGGCCACCATGCCCTGCGCGATCGCGCGATGGGTTTTTGCCTCTTCGGGAGCGTGGCCATTGGCGCCAGGTACGCGCTGGCCGCGTCGGGGGCGGAGCGGGTTCTGATCATCGATTGGGATGTCCACCATGGCAATGGCACCGAGGCTCTGGTACGCGATGAGTCGCGGATTCGCTTTGTCTCGATGCATCAGTATCCCTGGTACCCGGGGACTGGCGACGCGAGCGACGTGGGGCCGCACCGGACCCTGTTCAATGTTCCCATGGCCGCGGGGTTGGCGCCGCAGGCCTATGTGGATGCCCTGCTGGGTGGGATCGACCGGGCGACCACGCGCTGGACCCCCGACCTGGTCTTGATCTCGGCCGGGTTCGATTCCTTGCGCGGCGATCCGCTCGGCGGCTTCACCCTGGAGATGGAGCACGTCGACCTGCTGACGCGCGAGGTGGCGTCGCGCGCGGCGTTGTGGTGTGGCGGCCGGGTGGTCAGCGTCCTGGAGGGCGGGTACGATCCCACGCGGCTGGGCGAGGCGTCGGTGGTGCACATGCGCGCCTTGGCGGGACTCGGGTGA
- a CDS encoding GvpL/GvpF family gas vesicle protein, with the protein MIRTRSGRQGAVGSESLLLFGLVLDDGTSATRADGIESMVLRELVALVQRVPARRVDPSTQAITEYRGIVEGVQRDRSILPAPFGTVFRTREALVRWLELHYVTLREGVAFVQGRQAARLLLAALPNTSTPDYEATVFESMKFLKRHAVASVVLPDESDGRPRTTEAAFLVERDKWGTFADAVRDEQERVGGVTIEQSGPWPAYDFVRLQFGS; encoded by the coding sequence GTGATTCGGACACGCAGCGGGCGTCAGGGAGCGGTGGGCAGCGAGTCGCTGCTCCTGTTTGGTCTCGTCCTCGATGACGGGACGTCGGCGACGCGCGCCGATGGGATTGAGTCGATGGTGCTGCGCGAGCTGGTCGCCTTGGTGCAGCGCGTCCCGGCGCGTCGCGTCGATCCGTCGACCCAGGCCATCACCGAGTATCGCGGGATTGTGGAGGGGGTCCAGCGCGACCGGAGCATCCTGCCCGCGCCGTTTGGCACCGTGTTCCGCACGCGTGAGGCCCTGGTGCGCTGGCTCGAACTCCACTACGTCACCCTGCGCGAAGGCGTGGCGTTTGTGCAGGGTCGGCAGGCGGCCCGCCTCCTGCTCGCTGCGTTGCCCAACACCTCGACGCCCGACTACGAGGCGACGGTCTTCGAGTCGATGAAATTCCTCAAGCGGCACGCCGTGGCGAGTGTCGTGCTGCCTGACGAGTCCGATGGTCGTCCGCGCACGACGGAGGCGGCGTTCCTAGTGGAGCGCGACAAGTGGGGCACCTTTGCCGACGCCGTCCGCGACGAGCAGGAGCGCGTGGGCGGGGTGACGATCGAGCAGAGCGGACCCTGGCCGGCGTACGACTTCGTTCGCCTGCAGTTCGGGAGCTGA
- a CDS encoding serine/threonine protein kinase, with product MFCPDCGTWNRTRAVSCARCKGDLPEVSGAPVEQPDTEVTALRKACGGRYQVMRRMGSGGMAHVYYALHAQLERPLVVKVLHAHLAKDTEMRERFRREAEASAQLYHPHICPIIDFAELGDLVFLVMPYLAGGSLADVLVRDKTVAPGIAVSICAQVAVALDYAHRRGIVHRDVKPDNVLFDEDGHAQLTDFGIATARFHGRLTRTGRAMGTPHYMSPEQAMGKMVDGRSDLYAVGVMLYEMLLGFPPFDGADSYSVGYKQVHEQAVAPDMVDSRVPRSLSTLVMKCLAKGVDDRFQTGFELADALVAWLGEHGAATPAEQRSAVLSRRTASAAVASL from the coding sequence ATGTTCTGTCCCGACTGTGGTACGTGGAATCGGACGCGCGCGGTGAGCTGTGCGCGGTGCAAGGGCGACCTCCCGGAAGTGTCTGGGGCGCCGGTGGAGCAGCCGGATACGGAGGTGACGGCCCTGCGCAAGGCGTGTGGGGGCCGGTACCAGGTAATGCGCCGCATGGGGAGTGGCGGGATGGCCCACGTGTATTACGCGCTCCACGCCCAACTGGAGCGGCCGCTGGTCGTGAAGGTGCTGCATGCGCACCTGGCGAAGGATACGGAGATGCGGGAACGGTTCCGTCGCGAAGCCGAGGCGTCGGCGCAGCTGTATCATCCGCACATCTGTCCGATTATCGACTTCGCCGAGTTAGGTGACCTGGTGTTCCTGGTCATGCCCTACCTCGCCGGTGGGTCCCTCGCCGACGTGCTCGTGCGGGACAAGACGGTGGCGCCGGGTATTGCCGTCTCGATCTGTGCGCAGGTGGCCGTGGCGCTGGACTACGCGCACCGTCGGGGGATCGTGCACCGGGACGTGAAGCCGGACAATGTGTTGTTCGACGAAGACGGTCACGCCCAGCTCACCGACTTCGGCATCGCCACGGCGCGCTTTCATGGTCGGCTCACCCGGACCGGGCGCGCGATGGGCACGCCCCACTACATGTCGCCCGAACAGGCAATGGGGAAGATGGTCGATGGGCGCAGCGACCTCTACGCCGTCGGGGTGATGCTCTACGAGATGTTACTCGGCTTTCCCCCGTTTGACGGCGCGGACAGCTACAGCGTCGGGTACAAGCAGGTCCATGAACAAGCTGTCGCACCGGACATGGTGGATTCGCGGGTCCCGCGCAGCCTGTCGACCCTGGTCATGAAGTGCCTGGCCAAGGGGGTGGACGACCGGTTCCAGACCGGGTTCGAGCTCGCGGACGCCCTCGTGGCCTGGCTCGGCGAGCACGGGGCCGCGACGCCGGCGGAGCAGCGCTCCGCCGTCCTGAGCCGACGGACGGCCAGCGCGGCTGTTGCTTCGCTTTAG